AACTGGTATGTAGTATATCATGTTCGTTGTTCTCCTGCTTCCGAGCTTTTCGATTGCCTTATTCCAGAGAAAATATGCAAGACCAGAGCATAGGAGTCCAAGATAGAGCAAAGACACGATCACAGAAGCGTTCATGTTCAGAAGCTGATGAAACCTTCCAGCAGAGAAGGGAAGAAAAAGAACCATCCCCCAGAACATGATACCGGCGTTCTCTTTGAGGGTGAGACTTCCAAGCTTTTCCACGTGGTGTGTGTAAAAGACCCAGGACAGAGCGGCTCCGAATGCAAGAAGATCTCCAATCGGATTCAGTTTGAGAACGAATCGTCCGTTCAGTATGACGAGGGCAACTCCAAGAAATGAAAGCATCACACCGAGGTACATGCCCGCTGTTGTCCTCTTTTTCTGAACGATGTGTGAGAAGAGAAGAAAAAAGATGGGAGCGGACGAGACGATGATCGCAGCGTTGGTCGGCTCTGTGAACATGAGTGCAGAGTTCTCGAAAGCAAAATAACCAAAGACTCCCCAAAAGCCCGCCATGAAAATGTCTCTGTTGAACAGTTTCGGTCTTCCTGAAACCAGACTCAGAAAGAGGAAGGCGAGCAAAAACCTCAAAAAACCTGCAAGGAAAGGATTCAGAACCTGAACGACCACCTTTGTTGCGAGAAAAGAAACACCCCAGAGTACTATCACAAACCATGCGAAAAATCTTTCCAAGGGTTCATCTCTCCCTTCTCAGAACCTCTCCGATTCTTGGGACAAAATCCTTCTTTCTGGACATGACACCCTTCAATAGGAAAAGACCATCTTTCTTTTCCGCACCATCGAAAGCTTTCTCAAGTATCTTCTGGTCTCCTTCCACCATCACAAGGCTTGTCTCTTCTATCGGATTGGTGAATAGAACAAAGCAGTGTGTTACGCCAAGCTCTCCCCTGAGATTTTTCAGGGCACTGATGAATTTTTCTTTTTCCTTCAGCAAGACAGAAAAATCCGAAGTCATGATCTGAGAGACCGCAAAGGACTCTTCACCCATTTCGTACACCTTCACGTCTCTCTTCAGTAGCTCAAAGGGATCGACATTCTTCGGGATCTTCATTCCTTCCCTCAACAACCTTCTTGCGAAGTTTTCCAGATCGAGCTTTGTGATTTTGGCAAGGAAACTTGCCATCGCTCTGTCTTTCTCTGTCGTTGTGGAAAGCTTGAAGAAAAGAGTATCAGATATGATCCCTGCAAGAAGAACGCCGGCGATCTCTCTTTCTATCTTCACATCGTCCCTGAGGAAGAACTCTGTGACGATCGTTGAAGTACTACCCACGGGTTCGTTGTAAAAGAAGATCGGGTTCAAGGTGCTCAGACCACCGAGTCTGTGATGATCGATGATTTCAAGGATCTCTGCCTTTTCCACACCTTCCGGTGCCTGTGTGATCTCGTTGTGATCCACCAGGATGACTTTTTTTCTCACATCTTTCATCAAGTCTGTTCTCGTTATCACACCAAGAAGCTTTTCTTTCTCGTCTTCCACGAACGCTGCCCTCAGTTTGGATGTGAATACGATGTTCCTAACATCTTCGAGTGTGTCCTTCTTCGTAACCGTTGGAAACTTCTTACTCATCACCAGAGTCACGGGAAGAGCAAGGTTTATGAGCTTTGCCGCACCGAAGGCGTCGAACTTCACTCTCAGAACAGCTGCGTTTTTCTCCTTTGCGATCTCCAAAACCCTGCCGGAAACGGGTGCATTATTTACGACTATCATGAGTTTTGCTCCCTTTTCAAGAAGGGCAATCTGAGCGGGTTCGTTGTCACCAACTATGACCACGTCACCTATTTCGATTTTTCCAAGGAGCACGTGGAGTGCGTCAACGGCGATATGAACTTTTCCAGATATCGTTTTTTCTTTCAGGTGATCACACACAACTTCTGCCTTCAACACCCTGACAAGCTGTTCAAGAGGAACGGGATGTATGACGAGTGGCTCTATCTTCAGTCTTCTCACGTAAACCCGCGCAAGATTGCTTTCTGTGACCACTCCTATCATCTTCCCTTTGGACACCACAGGAACGTTCTTTATTCCTTTTCCTTCCATCAACATGGCGACATCGTAAACGGGTGTGTCCGGAGAGACGAAGATCGGATCTTTCAACTCGAGGTCTTCAACGATGGGTTCCAGTGTTTCAAGAAGAACTGGAGGCTTCACTTTGAAATAATCGAGAACAAAAAGGGCTTCACTCGTCAATTCCCCGCATCGTGCCGGGATGAATAGTTTTTTCTTCTCTACTACACCTTTGTAATGGGCGTACCCTATTGCAGAGCACACACTGTCCGTGTCTGGATTTCTGTGCCCCATCACGTACACTCTCTCCAAAGTTTTCACCTCCGTACTAGAAATTCTATCAGATGGTATAATCCTTAACAGCAAGAGATTGTTGAGAGGGGGAAGAAGGTGCTAAGAAAAGACATAGGAATCGACCTTGGAACGGCAAATACGCTCGTTTTCCTTAAGGGAAAGGGCATTGTTGTGAACGAGCCCTCCGTTATAGCGATAGATTCCAGCACAGGTGAAATACTGAAAGTTGGTCTTGAGGCGAAAAATATGCTGGGGAAAACTCCCGCAACCATAAAGGCTATAAGACCCATGAAGGATGGTGTCATAGCCGATTACACCGTAGCCCTTGTGATGTTGAGATACTTCATAAACAAAGCAAAGAACGGATTCAACCTTCTCAAACCACGCGTGGTGATAGGTGTTCCCATCGGCATCACCGATGTAGAAAGAAGGGCCATCCTGGATGCAGGACTCGAGGCCGGAGCGAGCAAGGTCTTTCTGATAGAAGAGCCCATGGCAGCAGCGATAGGTTCCAACCTCAACGTTGAAGAGCCTTCTGGAAACATGGTGGTGGACATCGGCGGTGGAACAACGGAGGTCGCGGTGATCTCTCTTGGCAGTATCGTTACATGGGAGTCGGTGCGCATAGCGGGAGACGAGATGGACGAAGCCATCATGCAGTACGTGAGGGAAACCTACCGCGTGGCGATCGGTGAAAGAACAGCAGAGAGAGTGAAGATAGAAATAGGGAACGTTTTCCCATCCAAGGAAAACGATGAACTCGAAACGACCGTTTCAGGGATAGATCTTTCCACAGGCCTTCCAAGAAAGCTCACGCTGAAAGGTGGAGAGGTGAGAGAAGCCCTCAAAAGTGTTGTGGTCACAATCGTGGAGAGCGTAAGGGCAACTCTGGAAAAGACTCCTCCTGAACTCGTCTCTGACATCATAGAGCGGGGGATCTTTCTCACCGGTGGAGGATCCCTTTTGAGAGGTCTGGACACGCTTCTTCAGAAAGAAACAGGCATCAACGTGATCAGAGCAGAAGAGCCCCTCACGGCCGTTGCGAAGGGAGCGGGGATGGTTCTTGAGAAGGTGAACATCCTGAAGAAACTTCAGGGTGCTGGATGATGAAAAGAGCGATCGTTTTTCTTTTGTTTTTAACCATCTTCTTTCTGAACGAAACGTTCGACGTCTCTGGCAAACTTCATCCTTTTTTCTACAGAGCATCGTTTCCCTTCCTGAAACTGAGGGCGTCAATCGAAGACGTCATCCTGAAACTGAAAAACAAAATCTATCCCGGAGACATCTACGTGGGTTCAAAAAGTGTTGGAAGTCTTTTTTTCGTTACGGGAAGGGGAAATGGGTACTTCTACATTCTCGGAGAGGTGAAAGAAGGGTCTCTTGTACTCGATCCCTTCAAAAGAAGGTTTCTTGGAATCGTTGTGGAAAAAGGTCCACTCTCGAAAGTGGAGACCGTATTTTCTGAGAATTTCGTTGATAGAGTACGAATAGAAAGCGTAAACAATTCAGTTGTGGGAGTGCTGAAGGGAGGAGACGTTCCGAAAGTTTCCATACTCGAGGATATGGATGTGACGGGATGGAAGGTGTTTCTGGAAGATGAAAAGTGGAACTTAGCTCTGAAAGACTTTCTTTTCGTTGGAACCGTGGCAGGGTACGATGGAGGGTACTTTCTTTTGAACGCAGAAAAGGACCTTCCCGACAGGGTGGCCGTGGTTGGGGTGGTAGAATGATTTACATTTTTGCCGTCCTGAGCGTTCTTTGGGATTTTGTCTTCAAAGACGTTCTGATGTTTTTCCCCGCCTTTCTTGGACTGGCTCTCTACAGGAGGAAAACCGTTCTTTTTTTTCTTGTTCTTCTGATCAGGTTTCTTGCCATGCCCAACTACTGGTACATAATCATCCTCTTTGCGTTTTTGATTCTTGACGTGCTGAGAAGTCACTTTTCCTCGATGATCCTGCCTGCTTCTGTTTTGATCGTTATAGGATGCGTTCCTTCTGGTTTTGTTTCTTTTGCTTTGTCTGCCCTTTTTGGGGTATTCCTACTTCTGTGGGTGAGGCGGCGGTGAAGAACAGATTGATTCTGCTTTTCATGGCGCTTTCGTTCGTTTTGATCATCATCAAGGCCTTTCAGATTCAGATCCTCGAACACGAGGAACACAAAAGGTACCTGGAACTTCTTCAAACAAGGATCGTGAAGTTGCTTGCTCCAAGAGGGAAGATTCTCACCAGTGATGGGAAGGTCCTTGCCAGAGATGAAGAGGTGTACATTCTCGATCCGTGGTTGAACAACATCGACGAACTGAAAAAAACTGGCCTTCTCACTTCAGAAGAGGTTCTTCGTCTTATCAGGGGTGAAAAGATCGTTCTCGACAAAGCCCGAGCGGACGTCCTCTCAAAAAAAGGAGCACGTATCAGTCTGGATTACAGGAGAAGATACGTTCCTATTGCTCCTCACGTTGTGGGGTACGTGAACGTGGATAGAGAAGGCATGTACGGTGTTGAACGTGTTTACGATGAGTTTCTGACGGGAGTCGAGGGAGTAAAGATGGTGTTCGTAGAGTCTTCCGGGAAAGTCACCTCGGAGGTTATGAAAAGCCCTCCAAAACCGGGAGAGGACATAACGCTCACCATCGACTCCAGAATACAGAAAGTTGCGGAAAAATCCATGGAAGAAGTTGGAAAGCCAGGCGCTGTGATTCTCTCCAGTGTGAAGACGGGAGAAATCCTTGCCCTGGCTTCTTTCCCCGAGTACAACCCCCAGGATTTCTATGAAGGGTTCACAAAAAGAGAGTGGGAAAGACTTCTGAGGGAATCACCTTCTCCTCTCATCAACAGGATGATCTCTTCCACTTACAACCCCGGCTCTGCCATCAAAATACTCTGGACTTTGGCTGCTCTTTTGAGCGGCATCGATCCAAATGAGAAGATCAACTGCCACGGTGTGTTCGAGTACAGAAACAGTAAAGGAGAAGTCGTTGCAAAATACAGAGACTGGAAAAAAGAAGGACACGGGCCAACGGATCTTGCAAAGGCGATCAGGGTTTCCTGTAACATCTACTTCTACCAGCTTGGATTGAAACTCGGTGTTGAAAAGATGACAGAAATTGCAAGAAAGTTTGGAATTTTCGAAAAGACAGGAATAGACCTTCCCGGAGAAAAAGAAGGCCTTCTTCCATCGCCCGAGTGGAAGATTACAAAGATCGGAGAGCCCTGGTATCCCGGTGATACCATCTTGATGTCCATCGGTCAGGGATACCTCGAAATTACTCCCATAGAGCTTTTGAGACTCGTCTCACTTGTGGCAAATAAAGGTGTGTTCTACAAGCCGCACGTGGTTAAAAAGATCGGATCAAAAGTGGTGAAACCGGAGATCGAAACACAGGTTCAGATCGACGAAAAAGTTTGGTCCTTCCTCAAAGATGCCATGGTCGATGTGACATCCTTTCGGGGAAATGAAAAAGAAGATCCCGGAACCGCGTACCACGTTTTCAGAGATTTTCCTTACAGAGTGGCTGGAAAAACGGGAACGGCAGAAACCTCAAACGGTGAACCACACTCGTGGTTTATAGGTTTTTCTCCTGCCGAGAATCCTGAAGTTGCGATCGTTGTGATGGTAGAACACGGAGGCTACGGTTCTGGTGCAGCTTCTCAGATTGCAAAAGAGGTCCTTTCTGAGTACTTCAAACTGAAAGAAAGTGCCCAAGAAACTCCCTCGTCCTCTCGTTCTCCGGATTAGAGAAGATCTTCTCGGGTGTACCGCTTTCAACGATCTTTCCTTCGTCCATGAATATCACTCTGTCGGAAACGTCCCGTGCGAACCTCATCTCGTGTGTTACGATCAGCATGGTTATGCCTGTTTGTGCAAGATCCTTTATGACGTCGAGAACTTCTTTAACGAGCTCTGGATCGAGGGCGGAGGTGGGCTCGTCGAAGAGCATGAGCTCGGGGTCCATCATGAGGGCCCTTGCTATCGCCACCCTCTGCTGCTGACCACCGGAGAGGTTCCCCGGCCTTTCGTTTATCTTGTCGATGAGGTCAACCCTCTCAAGCAGTTTTCTTGCTTTCTCAATGGCTTCTTCCTTCGACATGTTCTTCACTTTCACCGGTGCCAGTATGAGGTTGTCCAGAACGGAAAGGTGTGGAAAGAGGTTGAACTGTTGAAAGACCATTCCAATAGAACTTCTTATCCGGTTTATGTTTCTGTGGGTTATGAGTTCTCCTCTGAAATAGATCCTTCCCTCCTGGTACTCCTCAAGCAGGTTTATACAGCGAAGGAGGGTGCTCTTTCCACTTCCACTCGGACCTATTATCGATATCACTTCAGCCTTTTTCACTTCGAGGTCGATACCTTTGAGCACGTGAAGTTTTCCAAAGAACTTGTGGAGTCCCTCGATCTTCAATACGACGTCTCTCATATTTTCAACCTGCCTTCCACGAACTTCACCAGTCTGGAAACAGAAAAAGTAATGGCGAAATAAATCAGTGCCACCCCACCGTATATGGGAAAACTCATGAAGGTTCTGCTGACGATGTACTGGGCACTCCTCATGAGCTCGACTGTTCCTATCACCATCGCAAGGGAACTGTCCTTTGCGAGGGCGATGAACTCGTTTCCGAGTGCTGGAAGAATGTGCCTGAACGCCTGTGGAAGAATCACATGGACCATAGCCTGAAAGTGTGACATCCCAAGGGATCTTGCCGCCTCGTACTGTCCCTTTGGAACGGACTGTATCCCCGCTCTGACAATTTCTGCAACGTACGCTCCGCTGTTTATCCCGAGGGCAACGACAGCAGCCGTGAACCTGTCGAACTCAAGACCAAGTTCGGGAAGCCCGAAGTACACCAAAAAGAGCTGAACCATCAACGGAGTTCCTCTGATGAACTCCACGTAAACGGAGGATGGGTACCTTATGATCCGGTACTTCGAAAGCCTTCCCATACCGACGAAGATCCCTATGGCAAGTCCCATCGAAACCGAAAGAGAAGTAAGCTGAAGGGTGCGCAGGGCACCCTTCAGAAGAAGAGGCAGATTGTCTACGATCACTTTCAACCATTCTGGCATTCTTCATTCCTCCATCACTCTGAGAACCATTTTTCTATGAGCACGTCGTAGGGGCTCTTTTTCAGCTCCCTCAAAACACCGTTGATGAACTCGAGTAGATCCGTATCCTCTTTCCTCACGGCGATGCCGTACTGCTCGCTGGAGAGAACATCGCTCGAAATGAAAAGGTCAGGATTTTTCGCAACGAAAGCCTTCGCGGTCGCAGAGTCCAGCACCACAGCGTCCGCTCTTCCTCTCTTCAGTTCCAGGAAGGCATCGGTGAACTTGTCGAACCTGACGACGTTGATCCCATCGTATTTCGAAACCTCTATATCTCCCGTGGTTCCTATCTGAACCGCCACGGTCTTTCCCACAAGATCCTCGTAGGTCTTTGGTTGAAAGTTGCTGTCTTTTCTCACCACGATGACCTGCCCCGCATCGAAGTACGGGTCGGAGAAAGCCACCACTTTCTTTCTCTCTTCTGTGATCGTCATACCAGAGATGATCACATCGATCTTTTTCGTCAGAAGACTCGGAATGAGCCCATCGAAAGTCATGTCGACGATTCTGAGTTCCACACCTAGCTTTCTTGCTATCTCTTTTGCAAGATCTACATCGAATCCCACGATGTTTCCGTTTTCATCGACGAACTCAAAGGGTGGAAAGTCCGCAGAGAGTCCAACAAGAAGGTAACCTCTGCTTTTGATCTCGCCAATCGCACCTGCGAAGATCACCAGTGAGACGACGAGAAATCCTATGACAACCAGTTTCTTCATTCTATCACCCCTGATTCATTATACCACTTTTTTGCATATCAATGCTTTATGAAGAGAAGCCACAGTGCGAAGGCAAGCGCCAGGATCCATGTGAACCAATGCACTTCTTTGGTTTTTCCAGAAAAGAGCTTCACCAGAGCGTAAGAGATGATACCAAGAGCAATACCGTTTGCTATGGAGTACGTGAGAGGCATCGTTATGACTGTGATGAACGCGGGGATTGCCTCTGTTATATCGTCCCATCTAACCTTTCCGAGGTTTCCTATCATGAGGGCCCCAACGAAGATCAATGCGGGGGCGGTGGCATATCCGGGAACTGTCTGAGCAAGCGGAGCAAAGAAGAGCATGGCAAGCATACAGAGTGCCACAACGAGAGCGGTGAGCCCCGTTCTTCCACCCTCTGCGATCCCTGCACCGCTCTCTATGTAGGTGGTCACCGTGGAAGTTCCAAAGAGTGCTCCCACGGAAGTTCCTATGGCGTCTGAAAGAAACGCCCTGTTTGCCCTTGGAAGTTCTCCATTCTTCATGAAACCGGCACTCTGCGCAAGTCCTGTGATGGTGCCGAGCGTGTCGAAGAAGTCAACGAAGAAGAAGGTGAGAACGACGATCCAGAAATCAAGGCTCAAAAATCCAGAAAAATCGAGTTTCATGAACGTCGGGGAGATGTTTGGGATAGGTCCAACTATTCCCTGGTACTTTGTGACACCTATCCCTGGAATGGCACCAACAAGAGTCGCCACAAGAATTCCGATCATCACAGCACCCGGGACCTTTCTGTGGTAGAGCGCTACGATCACAAGAAGCCCGACAACCGTCACTAGAACCCCGGGATTTGTAAGATCTCCTAGAGAAACGGAAGTAGCGGGATTTGACACGACGATTTCCGCGCTTCTAAGTCCTATGAACGCGATGAAGAATCCGATCCCAGCCGAGATTGCGATCTTTATGGATTCAGGGATGATACCGGCCACGAACTTTCTAAACCCAACGAGAGTCAGACCTATGAAGATGAGCCCTTCTATGAAGACTGCTGCGAGTGCCACCCTCCAGTCGATTCCCATCCCAAGGCACACAGTGTAGGTGAAGTACGCGTTCAGTCCCATACCGGGGGCGAGTGCGAAGGGGTAGTTGGCAAAGAAAGCCATCACGAGTGTCGCTGTGGCAGACCCCAGGATCGTCGCGACCATGAAGGCTCCGAAGAACTGTTGATACAGGGGACTTCCCGCATCCACTCCAACCGCCTGAACGAGGATGGAGGGGTTCACGAAGACGATGTAAGCCATGGTGAGGAAGGTCGCAATACCGGCAAAGATCTCTGTCTTCACGTTCGTTCCGTTCTCTTTGAGATGAAACACACACCTCACCTCCGGTATAAAAAATTTAAAGGGGATCGAAAGATCCCGAGCTTTGTTTTGATTCTCTCATGTTTTCTTTAAGAGCACTTTAAACAAAAGAAAAGCGGGAGGAACACCCTCCCGCTCACTCACCGTACTCTTCCTTGAGGTACTCTTTTATCTTTTGATCAGCCGTCTTTATCGCTGTTTCCATATCGACTTTTCCGTTTATGAAGTCGGAAAACATGTTGCCAACCACCGTTCTGATCTCGTACCAGACGCCGATCTGTGGATCGAACACAGCGTTGTCTATCTGAGAAAGGGGTATTTCAAGCAGAGGATCGGACTTTGCTGCCTCCTTCCAGATGGAGGTCTCAAGAGCACTTCTTCTCACAGGGATGTAACCCGTGTTTATCGCCCAGTAGGCGGTCACCTCAGGGGAGATGAGGTACTTCATGAACTCCCAGGCTGCTCTTTTTTCCTCTTCACTTGCCGTGTTGAACATGATGATGTCCGTTCCTGCAAACGGCACCTTGTTCGTCACCCAGGTGGGAACGGGTGCCCAGCTCCAGGTGAACTTACCCTTCGTGGACTGCTCAACGTAGGGTCTTCCTGCTATCGTGCTTATGTACATCATGATCTTTCCCTGACCAAAAATCCCGTCGAGATATCCTCCCTGGAAGTACGCGATCCCATCGTCGACCATTTTCTTTACGAAGGAAAGAACGTCTCTTGTTTCCTGGCTGTCGATGTTGGATACCCACTTTCCATCGACCTTTTTCAGGATGGATCCACCGCGCAGTGTGAGAAGAATCTGGAAGAAGTCAACGGTCGTTCTGAATCCATATCCATACTGGTCGATCTTTCCGTCTCCGTCCAGATCTTCTGTCATGATACGTGCTGCCTCGTAAAGCTCATCGATCGTTTTGGGAACATCGACACCGTACATTGCGAAGGCATCTGCGTTGTAGTAGAGTATGTAGAGGCTCTTGTTGAACGGAACAGCGTATATGGTGTCTCCCCACATACAGTTATCTCTCAAAGGTTTGAAGATGTCTTCCCACTCTTCTTTCGTGAGGCCTATCTTTGGATCGTTCACGAACTCGTTCAGAGGCTGCACGACTCCACTCTGTATGAGTTTTGCCGTCCAGTTAGAGTACGCCTGTGCGATGGTGGGAAGCTCTCCTGCCTGTGCGGCGGCGAGGAGTTTCTGGGAAAGAGCTCCATAGTTTCCAACGTAGACCGCTTCCACCTCGATATCGGGATGGAGTTCGTTGAAGGTGTTCACTATCTCCTGAAGGGTCTTTCCGTGCCCACCACCCATGGCGTGCCAGAACGTGACCTTCACCTTCGAAAGGGCCAGAACACTCAAAGCTACCATCAAAAGAACAAGAACCTTCTTCACAAAAATCCCTCCCTTTTTGGAATTTCACCACACTGAATTATACCGCATAGGTTATAATTTGAATGTGAAGAAAACACAAGGAAGTGAGGGCTGAAGATGAAGGCATCGAAAAAACTCAAAGAGACGGTTCTTGCGTATCTTTTTCTGCTTCCCTCGCTTGCGGTCCTTGGTATGTTCGTCTTCTGGCCAGTTGGTTTTTCCTTCGTTCTGAGTTTCTTCAAGTGGGACTTCAGAAACATGAAGAATCCCTACTTCACAGGGCTCGACAACTACATCGAGATCTTTCGATTCGACTATCCTCCAAAGTACTCTTTCATTTTCACCGTTCTGAACAGCTTCTTTCATCTTGCTGTTGCCGGTGCTGTTGTGCTCCTTGTGGTTCATCTGCTGAGGAAGAGATCACTCTCCGGTGTTCTTCCTAACGCCATGATTGTGCTACTATACATTGCTTTGAATCTCTTCAGCCTGAAAAATCCCATCCTTTCCTTTTTTGCAGCGGCCATCTCCTGGTCGTGGCTCGTGTACGATTTCAAGAAAGTGGAGATGAAAAACACCTGGCTTTGGTTCATTCTGTTTCTTGTGGTCTTCACTTTTGTGGAACTTCGTTCATCTCTTCCCGGGATGGTGAACTTCCTACTAGACGCAAAGGACAAAAATCTCTTTCTCAAAGCCCTCACGAACACCCTCTACTACGTGATACTCAGTGTTCCCTCTCAGATCTTTCTGTCTCTTGTGATAGCCCTTCTTCTGAACAGCAACGTCAGGTTCAGGGTCTTCTTCAGAACGGCCTACTTCATTCCTTTCGTCACCTCCGTTGTTGCCATATCTCTCGTCTGGAAGTGGATATTCAACGACGAGTTCGGTCTTCTGAACTACATCCTTTCACTGTTCAACATAGATCCCATCTCCTGGCTGAAGGATGAAAGGTGGACGATTCCCACGATCGCTATAGTGTCTGTTTGGAAAACCGTTGGGTACGATGCGGTGATATTTCTTGCAGGTCTTCAAAACATTGACAGGTCCTACTACGAAGCGGCAGAGGTCGACGGTGCAAATTCCCTTCAGAAGTTCTTCTACATCACCTGGCCCCTTCTGTCTCCGACGACGTTCTTTCTGCTCATCGTCTCCCTAATAGGTGCCTTCAAGGTCTTTGCAGAGATTTACATACTCTACGATGGACTTCCAGGGCCGTACAACAACAGTGGAATGACCCTCGTGTACTACGTGTTCGATCTGTTCTACAGACAACAGAGGATGGGAATCGCTTCAGCGGCGGCGTACATCCTTTTTGCCATCATCCTCATCTTCACCTTCATACAGTACAGGGTTGGAAGAAGAGCGGTCGAGTACGTATCGTGAGGTGGTAGTGTGAAGAAACTGATCGTTTATCTTCTTCTCATATTTGGAGCCGTGGTGATGCTTGGACCATTTGTCTGGATGGTGCTCACTTCCTTTAAGGCACCCTCTGAGGTCCAGCAGTGGCCTCCGAAGTTCTACACCAAGAACTTCTCATTCTCCCGCAATGTGAAGGTGATTATGAAACCGGGTGTTCAGAGGGTGCCCAGGGGAGTCAGTCTGAGGGAAGCCTACTCGTTGAGAATGGGGGAGGAAAACCTCCTTGCCATCGTCGTGAACGACGATCCGTTCTACAGAGGAACGGTGACGATCCCTCTGAAGGGAGCAAGATACACAACGAAGGTGAACGACGAGAAGGTTAGAGAGATTGCCTCGAAATCTCCTGTTGAGTTCTCATGGAACACACCGGAGGAGTTCTTCGAGCAGTTCTTCATTCACTACAAAAGTGGTGCAAGTCCTTACTTTCAGAGGGCAACTTTGATAAACGAGATTTCGGCTGCGATAGAGAGTTCGCTGAGAACGATCTCTCAACTTGAAAGGTTCACAGAACTGAGAATAAAAGACGACGCAGAAAGAGAAAGGTTCCATCTATTTCTTGAAACCAAAAAGAAAGAACTCTCCACACTCCGAGAGAACGTAGAGAAGATGAAAGCAGGAAGCACACTCGTTCTCTCCGACGACGAAATAAGAGATCTCCATGCATTACTGAAAGGTGTAAGCCTCGAGTATTCTGGAAGCAACCCCCTCGTTTCCGTGTACGAAAAGAGGGTAGCCTTTCCCATTGAAGAGATAAAAGAGAACATCTCCTACTACCTTGAAGTCAGTGAGTTCTTCCAGAACGCACAGAACCTCACGGTCGAAAAAAACATCGTTGCAAGGGCGATGAGTGAAAAAGAAAGAAAAGAGCTCTTTTTGAAGAAGATAGAAAACTTCTCCGACAAGGAACTCGTCGAAAAACTCCTTGAAGAATCGAAAAATCCAGTGGAAGAGTACGTGGCTTTGAAGGAACAGGAAATCTCAAAAAAATACAACGTGGATCTTCTCACTATCGCTTCAGTGAAACCCGTTGTTTCTTCTCTCATCACGCTCGCCCAAGAAAGCGGCATTGAAGCGGAGAGTTTCTCTCAGATGCTTGAAGAAATGAACACCAGACTCTCCGAAAGCAGCACCTACAAGATCTTGAAATCAAAGCTCTCTCAGCTCAACCTGAGCGAAGATTTGCTCAACGCGGTTGCACAATATCTCAAAGATGTTGCCCTTCTCAGAAAAGCCTACGAGGATGCGATGAGTTCCTGGAAGATCGTGGAAGCTCCAGATTTCGTGAAAGAAGTTCGGGTGAAAAACGGCGAAGTCGTAGAGATTCTTCTTGATAGTGTTCCCGCAATATTTTTGAGCGACGAGTCCGTGAACTCTGTGAAACTCAGGTTTTCCTTCCGTGAAGTTTTGGCGAACATCTTTCAGAACTACGTGGATGCCTGGAACGCTGCTCCTTTTCCGAGGTACTACTTCAACACCTTCTTCGTTGCCTCTTCAACGACCATCCTTGAAGTGATCACCGCTTCCCTTGCCGCATATGCCTTTTCCTGGATGGTCTTTCCAGGAAGGGATTTCATCTTCGGACTCTTTCTTGCCACGATGATGATCCCAGGGGAAGTCC
This genomic window from Thermotoga sp. SG1 contains:
- a CDS encoding ABC transporter substrate-binding protein, which gives rise to MKKVLVLLMVALSVLALSKVKVTFWHAMGGGHGKTLQEIVNTFNELHPDIEVEAVYVGNYGALSQKLLAAAQAGELPTIAQAYSNWTAKLIQSGVVQPLNEFVNDPKIGLTKEEWEDIFKPLRDNCMWGDTIYAVPFNKSLYILYYNADAFAMYGVDVPKTIDELYEAARIMTEDLDGDGKIDQYGYGFRTTVDFFQILLTLRGGSILKKVDGKWVSNIDSQETRDVLSFVKKMVDDGIAYFQGGYLDGIFGQGKIMMYISTIAGRPYVEQSTKGKFTWSWAPVPTWVTNKVPFAGTDIIMFNTASEEEKRAAWEFMKYLISPEVTAYWAINTGYIPVRRSALETSIWKEAAKSDPLLEIPLSQIDNAVFDPQIGVWYEIRTVVGNMFSDFINGKVDMETAIKTADQKIKEYLKEEYGE
- a CDS encoding carbohydrate ABC transporter permease, which produces MKASKKLKETVLAYLFLLPSLAVLGMFVFWPVGFSFVLSFFKWDFRNMKNPYFTGLDNYIEIFRFDYPPKYSFIFTVLNSFFHLAVAGAVVLLVVHLLRKRSLSGVLPNAMIVLLYIALNLFSLKNPILSFFAAAISWSWLVYDFKKVEMKNTWLWFILFLVVFTFVELRSSLPGMVNFLLDAKDKNLFLKALTNTLYYVILSVPSQIFLSLVIALLLNSNVRFRVFFRTAYFIPFVTSVVAISLVWKWIFNDEFGLLNYILSLFNIDPISWLKDERWTIPTIAIVSVWKTVGYDAVIFLAGLQNIDRSYYEAAEVDGANSLQKFFYITWPLLSPTTFFLLIVSLIGAFKVFAEIYILYDGLPGPYNNSGMTLVYYVFDLFYRQQRMGIASAAAYILFAIILIFTFIQYRVGRRAVEYVS
- a CDS encoding NCS2 family permease translates to MFHLKENGTNVKTEIFAGIATFLTMAYIVFVNPSILVQAVGVDAGSPLYQQFFGAFMVATILGSATATLVMAFFANYPFALAPGMGLNAYFTYTVCLGMGIDWRVALAAVFIEGLIFIGLTLVGFRKFVAGIIPESIKIAISAGIGFFIAFIGLRSAEIVVSNPATSVSLGDLTNPGVLVTVVGLLVIVALYHRKVPGAVMIGILVATLVGAIPGIGVTKYQGIVGPIPNISPTFMKLDFSGFLSLDFWIVVLTFFFVDFFDTLGTITGLAQSAGFMKNGELPRANRAFLSDAIGTSVGALFGTSTVTTYIESGAGIAEGGRTGLTALVVALCMLAMLFFAPLAQTVPGYATAPALIFVGALMIGNLGKVRWDDITEAIPAFITVITMPLTYSIANGIALGIISYALVKLFSGKTKEVHWFTWILALAFALWLLFIKH
- a CDS encoding basic amino acid ABC transporter substrate-binding protein, with amino-acid sequence MKKLVVIGFLVVSLVIFAGAIGEIKSRGYLLVGLSADFPPFEFVDENGNIVGFDVDLAKEIARKLGVELRIVDMTFDGLIPSLLTKKIDVIISGMTITEERKKVVAFSDPYFDAGQVIVVRKDSNFQPKTYEDLVGKTVAVQIGTTGDIEVSKYDGINVVRFDKFTDAFLELKRGRADAVVLDSATAKAFVAKNPDLFISSDVLSSEQYGIAVRKEDTDLLEFINGVLRELKKSPYDVLIEKWFSE
- a CDS encoding amino acid ABC transporter permease, translated to MPEWLKVIVDNLPLLLKGALRTLQLTSLSVSMGLAIGIFVGMGRLSKYRIIRYPSSVYVEFIRGTPLMVQLFLVYFGLPELGLEFDRFTAAVVALGINSGAYVAEIVRAGIQSVPKGQYEAARSLGMSHFQAMVHVILPQAFRHILPALGNEFIALAKDSSLAMVIGTVELMRSAQYIVSRTFMSFPIYGGVALIYFAITFSVSRLVKFVEGRLKI